From Chrysemys picta bellii isolate R12L10 chromosome 1, ASM1138683v2, whole genome shotgun sequence:
TCACATAATACACCGcggtggtgttgtctgtgagtgTGAGAATTACTGAGTCCCTGATATGATCTTGAAAGGTCCAACAGGCATTGTAGATGGCATGAAGCTCCAGGACATGGCTATGAAAAGAAGTTTCTTGTTCTGACCACAGGCCTTGAATTTTCAGTGACCCCCATATAAACTCCCTGATCTATCAAGGAGGCATCAGTGACAATAGTCCTGATCAGTGGAGACCAAGTAAAGGGAATGCTCTGCCACACATTTTCCTGAACCATCCACCATAAGGAGTCCAGGATCAGCAGAGGAAGTAGGACGAGTATTTCCAAGGGATGATTTGGCTGATAGACCTACCTCAGCCTATTTGAAGAGGACATAGGCACAGCTTGGCATACTGGACTACCTGCATACAGGCAGCCATATGGCCTAACAGCCTCAGGCACACTCACGCTGTGGTTGAGGGTTGTGACTGCAGTTCCATATATCATGGAATTGCTCGGTCAATGCTCTTGAACTTATACAGTCTATCATGGCTCCAATGGATTTGATTCTTTGAGTTGGAACCAATGTTGACTTCCCACTAGATAACTGAGTAGGTGTAGCGTGGCTTCCTTTATGGACTTGTCCGTCAGTAACCAATCATCCAGATATGGGAAGATATGAATTCCCATCTTCCTGAGGTATGCTGTCACCACAATCACGCATTTGGTAAAGATCTGGAGAGCAGAATACAGGTCAAAAGGCAGCAGAGTGGACTGGTAGGGCTGGTGGGccatgacaaactggagaaacctCCTGTGGCTTGGGAGAATTGCTACATGGAAACAAGCGTCTTGAAGGTCCAGGGCAGCAAACCAGTCATGGGGATTCAAGGCAGGGAGGACAattgttagggtgaccatatggaATCTCACATATTTGATGCAATTGTTGAGATTGCAAAGGTCAAGGATTGGGGCCCAGGAAATATTGGGAGTGAAATCCCTGTCCCGGTGCTGCAGAGGGACCTCCTCTACAGCTCCCAAAGCCAGTAGAGAATTAAGCTGCTCGAGGAGCAGTGTCTTGTGAGAGCAGTCCCTGAAAAAGGACAGGATAGGGAagcggggaggaggggtggaggggaactGTATGGCATAACCCAATCTGATGATGCTTAAGACCCAGTTGTCCATGGTAATGGAGTCCCAAACACCATAAAAATGAGTAGGCCTGTCCCCAAACAGGTCGGACAAAGAAGGAGAGGCCATCACTAGATTGCTGTCCTGGACACACAAGTCAAAATGGGCTCTTGCTGGATGAGGGGGTGAGATAGCTGGTTAAACCCAGAACCAGAGCATATTTTCCTTTGGGATCTGTGGCTTTTTCTGGGTAGTCCTGCTGCCGCACAGGAAGAGAGGAGTGTCTGAAAAAATGGGGTGAGTGATACTGCTGCTGTGACTGCTGACCACTATATGACATCTCTTCACGCCTGGCATGTATACTCCCAAAGCACAGAAAGCAAGGAAAATGTGTATAAATCGTCTCATTAAGTCTATCCTCTTGTACTCTTTGTCCTTATGGGTGGACTTGTACCTCCCCTGCCATGCCCTGTCATTTGCTGCAGTTACCACCAGCAAATTAGGGGTTGGGTGGGAGTAGAAACCCTCAAAAGCCTGCATAGGGATAAAGTACCGCTTCTCCAAATGCTTCACCATGGGAGGCAACAAAGATAGTGTATTCCACATGGCCTTTTCAGGCTCCAAGAAAGCCTCATTGATAGGGAGGGCTACTGTCCCCATAGCAGATGATTGGAGAATATCCAGCAGCTCATGCATATTCTCCTGCAGGAATTCCACCTGGATACCCAAGGTAGCGGCCATATTTCTCAGGAGGTACACCTTAAGTCTTCAGGTACCAAGGAAGAGGAGAATTCCAGCATAGTAGAGTTATCCAGGGAGGACGAAGAGGCAGTATGCTGTACCAACAACAGGTCCTGTTCTTGCACCACAGGATTGGGTTGGAATAGCCTTGAGGGTCCAGGGGCAATGGACTCAATTGGCTGAGAAGATCTGGGAACATGAGCCTCTGTTGGGACTGGTGATCTTGCTCTGGAGTGGGTTGAGAAGTGTGACCACAGGGATTGAGGAGTGTCCCAATCATAGGTGCCAACCTTGTGGGTGttccagggttggagcacccataggaaaaaaattagtgggtgcttagcacccacggacagccagctcccctcctcccgctccccccaTCATCTCCCACCTgccagcagccccgccaatcaacttctctctctccctcccagagcctgctgcTCACTGCGATCAGCTGTGCCACAGCGTACAGGAGGCactgaggggaaggaggaagagcgGGGCTGGGGTTCactcaggggagagggcagaactgggtgggaagaggtggggcaggagtgaggccttgggggaaggggtggagtgggggcaggccttgggggaagggatggagcaggggtgggaagaggcggggggagaacttggggaaaggggtggagtgggggtggggcttgagACAGagcgggggttgagcacccctggggaaagaaGAAAGCCGGCACCTGTGGTCCCAATGATTCCAAGGAGGCCACTGTGCTTATGAATAAGGCACTGGGAGCCAGTAAGCCCTAGGTCAAGAACCCTTGTCCTGGCTGCAGGACAGGTGCTGATATCAGCACGGATGGTGATCCAAGAGCAATCTCTGGTATCTATTTGATGATGAAGGAGAGGACAACCCCAACCAGGATCTTGAGGAGTCCCGGAGGTTCTCTGATGACTACaggggagccagccctgatgggaCAAACAAACAGTCAGACTTTTCTGAAGCCCAGGGGCAGCATCGGTGCGGAAGAGAAATGAGGACTTGGCACCGGTGATACCGAATGAAACAAACTCCCATCCAGTACCAGGAGAGATGCCGGTATCTAGGCTAACGGCAGTTCCAATCTTGACTAAAGGATCTACCACCAAGACAATGACAATGCTCAGGGACACCCCAATATCAAGGGGCCCTTCAGTGCCAGGCCCAGCATCTCCACAGTCGGAAGATATGGTGGTGCGAGCTGTGGTGACAACAAGAATGGTAGCTCTGCAATGTGGCCATGTACTTCAGAGGACAGGGCAGTGGAAGCCAGGGCACCAGTAAACTCTTGAATCTATGGAGAGTCTGGGACTGAAAGACATCATCAGTGCCAGACTCAAAGGATGCCTCATGGCTGGAACCGGAGTCAACAGTACAGGTTTTTGCTGCTCTTGGTGTGGTACAGGAAGTTAGACAGACCCCTTCCATCCCGTGTGCCGAAAGGAGTATGGTGCCAGTCAGCACTCCTCTTAGAAAATGAAGAGTTTCCCTGAGCCCTGGAATGGTCCTGATTGTTTTATAGGCCCTCTTCCTCCCCATTCCAGAGGAgagaggtcaatggtaattgggacaaaaatacaacatggttttacaaaaggtagatcatgccaaactaacctgatctccttctttgagaaggtaacagattttttaaacaaaggaaacgcagtggatctaattaccttcgatttcagtaaggcatttgatacaggtccacatggggaattattagctaaattggaaaagagggggatcaatatgaaaattgaaaggtggataaggaactggttaaaagggagACTACGAGTcaaactgaaaggtgaactgtcaggctggaaggaggttactagtggagttcctcagggattggttttgggaccaatcttgtttaatctttttattactgaccttggcacaagaagtgggaatgtgctaataaagtttgcggatgacacaaagctggaagGGACCGGGATATCATAAAGGAAGCTCTGGacgaccttgtaaactggagtaatagtaataagatgaaatttaatagtgaaaagtgcaaggtcatgcatttagggattaataacaagaattttggttataaattggggacacatcagttggaagtaacagaggaggagaaggacctcggagtattggttgatcacaggatgactatgagctgccaatgtgatatggccgttaaaaaagctaatgcggtcttgggatgcatcaggctaggtatttccagtagagataaagaGGGGTTCGTACCGTTATACAAGgaactggtgagacctcatctggaatattctgtgcagttctggtctcccatgtttaagaaggatgaattcaaactggaacaggtacagagaagagatactaggatgatccgaggaatggaaaacctgtcttatgaaaacagactcaaagagcttggcttgtttagcctaaccaaaagatggctgaggggagataggattgttctttataaatatatcagagggataaataccagggagggagaggaattatttaagcttagtaccaatgtggacacaagaacaaatggatataaaatggacattaggaagtttagactttaaattagatgaaggtttctaatcattagaggagtgaagttctgggacagccttccaaggggagtagtgggggcaaaagacatatctggcttcaagactaagcttgataagtttatggaggggatggtatgatgggatagcctaattttggcaattaattgatctttgattattagcaggtaaatatgcccaatggtctgtgatgggatgttagatggagtgggatctgagttgctacagagaattctttcctgggtgtctggctggcccACATGcccagggtttaactgatcaccatttttggggtcgggaaggaattttcctccagggcagattggcagaggccttggagtttttcgccttcctctgcagcgtggggcatgggtcacttgctggaggattctctgcaccttgaggtctttaaaccacgatttgaggacttcaataactcaaacataggttaggggtttgttacaggagttgtgcaggaggtcggactagatgatcataattgtcccttctgaccttaaaatctataagTCCATGAGAGAACGATCTCTCTTCCTCTTGGAAGACGCACCAGAACCCGGATGCACAGCATCTCTTGCTGGATCCAAAGGTGACTGTCAATCAGATGATGGCCTTGGTGCCAAAGTGGGCCTCACGGcctgctccagcagctgccacttcAGCCGCAAGTCTCTCACCACCTCTTTGTGAACAGGTGGCTGATAAAGCACCTCTCTTTAATGTGAGACACAGTAAGCACCTTTTGTAGGGATCGCTCTTGGGGATGCCCCTCCACCCACACCTGACAACGCTTGAATCCTGGTGAGGGCATCACACAGGGTCAGCCAACTGCTCTAACTAAACTAACACTAAACTTAACCTATGGTACTActaacaactatatacaagaagaAATTTCTCAGAAACTGTGAGCAAAAAGCATGAGGTGAAAaacaccacacagagctctgactcTAGCCACAGGGGGTGGTAAAGAACTGAGGGTTTGGGGTGGCACTGGCCTTATATGGCCAGGGGAGGGCTAGCGCTACAGGCTTCTCCTATGGGTGCCTCTCCTATGGGTACTTCTAGGCAAAGTTCTCCAGTGCCAATGTGCTGGGTGTGCACATACCTAAGTAGAATACATGGCTGCCTCTGCTCCAAGAAGAATGTCCATTAACTGTTAGCAGTAAAAGGTCTATAACACATACAGGAGAGTAGTGCTGATTCTAACCACTAGAGAGCAGTAGTACATGTAGACCCTGGCCAGTTTGTTACAGTACTCACCAAAGAAAGCACTGGGGAAAAGATGGAgtcaaaattattttcaaatctTACCCAGATTTAGCATACTCTGCAGTATGATCTTTATAGATCCTAGCTCCAGTTCTTCATATCAATTCTAACTTGATGGGAAACCCTTTACCTGTAGGAAGACCAATAGTACTAATAATGTGTATTTAATCAACTGTTTCTTAGACAAATTAACTCTGATAAATTTCCCTGTGTTACCAGTACATGCTAATCCCTTCATAATATAATAAAAGCTATTTCATCTGATATGTTATTTAAAAAGACATTAAAGAAAAATCAGTAATTAGCAGCTGTTAATAACATATTGATATTACGTCCTGATTGGGAATAAAGACTGGTATATTCTGTTAGATATTCCTGTTTATTGATCTATACCTTTCTAAATATATACTTGTTTAAtaaaaatttgtgtgtgtggttcaAACAGTTATTTTTCACATAGGACCAATCTGTCAATTTATTTATAGCAATAAATAGAAAGGAAGACAAATTTAATACATAAAACGTAAATATCAAAGACATTTGGGACATATTCTCTCCCCTGATCCTCTCCCAACtcctctgcagtagagaaggTAGAGAGAGACAGGTAGGTTGGGGACATGGCCAAAGCATGCTCATCCCCAGCTAGCAGAGTCTCTTGGGCATTGTTCCCAGCTGACATACATTAGTGTAGCACTCTGGCTGCTCTAATCTATTTTGAATTAGGATGGAGCCAGGCAGAACATCAGAGAGTCATAATAGGTTCCTTGTCAAGACAGCTCTCTCGGCTGTGCATAATCTGAGCACAGAATTTGGCTGATAGTTCTCATCTTGCTATGAGAATTTACGTATAGTGTCTTGCACACTACCATGAGATTATTCAGTTAAATTATTATTCTTCACAGCCTGTATTTCTGTTACACTACTGATAATGTCAATAATCCTTTCACTTGTACTATAAATCATTATTACATTTTTTGAACCAGCAGGAAAAAAGCCCTACTTTTTTGTATTAAAGGGGGATTATGGTTATAGGACAATATAGCACACTGTGAAATTGGCAACATAAACGATTAAAAAAGTCCACTTTCAAATTAGTCTACTGCTGCAAgtgagttttgtttttattattttccagTCTGTAGTTTtgaaagtgaattttaaaataaatttgtaaaTATAGATCTTCTTTAGAAAGCAGATTTATGAGCAATACTATTTATGGAATGAGTGTATCTAAATGAGGTATGTCCTCGGGTAACTCCAGTGTAGCATCTCTGACTTTGCCATATCAGTCTTACCTGGTTAGGGAAAGCTTTTGCCTTTTGCCACTCTAATTATCTGTCTTGAGTCTTGCATTATACCATCAGTATGACCTTTTGTGACATGCCCCCTTTCATAATCCCAGCCCAAACAATTGTGCAGCCACCATGTATACCATGCAGAGCCATTCTGCTCTCTCAAGTTGTTCAAATCTACTTTAAGTTATATAGGTTTATGTATCACATAAGTAGAAACCAGATGATTTATTATCTGTCTATGATATTTCTATGGTCCCTATCTCATTAGTATTTAAGGACTGGTCTACATCTGAAACTTAGGTCAAGCTAGCCACAtggctcgggggtgtgaaaaattcacacctaagccccagggtagacagtgctaggtcaatggaagaattcttccgtcaacttAGATACTACCTCTGGGAGAGGTAGATTTACACAATGATGGAAGAGCCCCTTCTGTCGCTGTAGTATGTGTCCACACTACAACACTGTAACTATGCTACTGTAGCTTTTCTAGTGCAGACATACTCTATGCTCTGTGACTCCCATTCAAGTATTGACCAGCTACTACGGGTTTAAGTGTACTCAACACCTATTACTAGTAAACAATACGCTAAAATAGTAGGGTATTTACAGATTAAAGAAAAGTAGTAACATTTAAAAGTCTAACAGTTCCCACCTGATCCGGGCTCTTCCTGACAGTATATGTGGCTGAACCAGAAGTCATTCCTAAAGAATAAGCATTATTAAGAAATTCCTCTCAGAAATTCTCCACCTGCAGTGTGCTCCTGCCTCTTCAGAACAACGGAAAGGACTCACCCAAACTGTTGGctttaaaactaaaactaaacatTCTCATTGCCATCCCATATATGTTGTGTTTCCACGGTCACTgttcctgattggctgctttgaTTATTCTATAACACACACGACTCAGAAAATTCTTAGAACGTTGTCACATGATGCAGGACTTCTTTCTTTGTAACATCTGCTTACCTGAAGAAGACTAGAGgacaaagaacttccttttgtcaTTAAAATTGACAAAGAAAAATTTGTTCACCACAATATTACAGTCTAGGAATACGAAAATAACACAGTAAGATAAACATCTCCCTTGTAATGGCATCACTGAAATGAACTGAGTTTGATTGTCTCAGCTCAGGATGCAGTAGATAGAGtactttattattataatttattggAGCAGTGCTATGTTCAGGAAGGACACAAGACCAAGCTAATGAGCAAAGAAGGTGCAGGGCCATGACCCTGACTCCTCTCCTcattggccaatattttcaaggGACATTCTTGACTTAAGATTTCAAAGTGAAATATTCAAAAGTCTGAAGTTGGCAAGTGAatatgtaaccttaactctgcccacatTATGATACACTCTTTGGTTACATGACCACAtacttttttcaaataaaaatagaatacTTTTCTACAACTTTCGATACACTCATGTAGCATCCCATATTATAGGACAGAGCAGGAATTCTAGAAGGGCTACAACTGTATTAGATGGACAAAATTATACAATTGAGCAACCTTTAAGATTTCAATCATGTACAATTGAGGCCTGTGGAGGGTTTATAGTTGATTTATTTGTAAATGCTGGCTCTGCATATAGTTGgaattttttatttactttaagaATAATAAAGTAGTACGGATGGAGGAGTAGGTAAAAAATTGAAGGAGTTTTTGTCCCAGATCTTGTAAATCCTGATGGTGAGCCTGTTTGCTTGAGAAGCACATTTTAAACTACCGTAATAATAAATGCTTCTTCTGCAGTATGTCTGTGTCAAAAGAAAACAACATTGCTCGTGTgagaaaataattaattttttagaaaaaaagttaTCATATGAAACATCAAAGTCACTAGAATCTACTGTGCGTTATATTATTAATATCTTTTCCATCACCTTGCTCATGCACATTTTGCAAGGGCAATGGGGGGATGATGTGTGTGtgcccctgccctctcctccggTCAGCCCCCTTCATCCCCCCGACTTCACTGTTTTtccccatgtggaccctgctctGCAAGGCCTGGAGAATGAGGGGGGATGGGGCCATGGAGTCACTTCTTTGATCTCAGCAGCACCTGGTGGGAGCACAGCACTGTTGAAAAATCAAACTCTTTATTTAcatacctaaatatggatttagaagcctgATTTCAGGCTCCTAGTTTTGAAAGAGCTTTGCCTCCGTGTTTATAGCATGTGGAAGGTATGGATGGGGTCATCTTGGCCATACTTTGAATGGGATTTGGCAGACAGTTGCTGGAATTGGTGTTGGTAGATGTATCAAATATTATTCAGCCACATATTACTGTGTGGCATTAATATCCTATTATTCAGCAAATGTAATAATGTTTAGTTCTTCCTTTGTCTAATATTTACATCTATCCATAGTTTGTTGTTTACCTTtgactccctctgctggctctTCAGTAGCATAACACAAAACTGGTAGATCCTACATCAgtagtcaggtttcagagtagcagccgtgttagtctgtatccgcaaaaagaacaggagtacttgtggcaccttagagactaacaaatttattagagcataaactttcatgagctacagcccacttcttcggatacatcaGTAGTGCATTTTGTGTGTTCATTCTTAATTTCTTGGTGTCAGTGGATATTCGTAAAAGCTTAGATTTTAAGTATGACCTTTCTTATTTTGCCTAGCTTCACAACCCCAGAAGTCTCCCTGACTCACCTTATGGATGACCCTCCTTTATTTCAGATTCCATCAGTCCTGAACTGAAATGATCTTTCTTAGtgagacacggtgggtgaggtaatatcttttatcggaccaacttctattggtgagagagacaaatctTCTTCTGCTCTGTgtgagctcaaaagcttctctctctcaccaacagaagctggtccaataaaagatgttacctcacccaccttgtctctctaatatcctgggaccaacacggatacagcaacactgcatacaacagtgGATggtctttctttgctttctctctcctaGCAGACTCTAGCTATTCTGCTAGATAAGGTAATATATATTTGTTTGTGTTCGGTATTCCATCTCTAGACACTAGTCAGTTTTACCATGCGTTTGTGATCTCTCCAGTACCTTGCTGTAATTATTCTGAAAACTTTGATGTTCAGTCTCAGTTTTGTGaatttcacacacaaacacatgaaAAAAGCCACTTATTCCCTACATAGAGGACTAtattcagaggtgaaagtaagccggtatggtccGGTATGCCGTGCCAGACTGGCCCGGCTTCTCCGGCGCTGATTTAAagtgcccagggctccggctgctgcggggagccccagaccctttaaatcaccaccggagccctgccgcagctaccccacagtggcaggagcaccaggccctttaaatgcCTGCCCAAGCCCGGCTcccggctgctgcagggagccccgggccctttaaatccccagcaGCCCGGCTCGGGCAGCACTTTAAGGCAGGGCTCtcacggtgatttaaagggcctggagctccatggcagccggagccccgggccctttaattcgccccagggctcccagccacctctgcagctggtagctctggggtgatttaaaggccctggggctcctagCCACAtccggagccccaggcctttaaatcttgaaaggccccacctcttccggttgaggccacgcccctgctgAGGACTCCAGCGTACTGGTAAGTTCTtaaagttactttcacccctgactatATTGTGGGGTTTTAACCCAAGATCGCAGTAGGGATGAGAACTAGGGCCAGGAGCTCCATAGCAGCAGCATTTCTGAAGGGATTATGATGACCCATATTAGGATTTAGCACTCTTAGAAGCTTTGGTCTCACAGGTTGTGAGACAATGCCAGGTTAATTACAAGAGGAAAGTCACAGGAACCGATCCTTATTAAAGAAAGATACACACCTATTTTTcatgtttaaaattttaatgaaaGAATACAGTTGACACAGAAGGTAACAGATGATAATAGTCAGCAGTTATAGAGTGAAACAAACATTTGCCTCAGCGATAAACCTTTCCAAATGTTTGACAATTAATAGGAATAATCATTTTAAATTCAAAGACACAATTTTATAAAATGCTAAACacctcctgagaggtgctgaacgCCTCcaactccattaatttcaaggGAGCTGAGGGCATACAGCACCTCAGAGGACTACACCCCTTTATGTGTTTTATTAGTATTCAATGAGTTCAAGTTACTACATGGTTAGTATAATTGTAAGTGGCAAGAGGATCCAAGAGCTCACCAAGGACACAAAAggctaaattctgctcccagttacacaGATACAGCTCCTGTGTGAGTGGGAACAGAACTTGGCCCACCCCAAAGGATAAAATCCTGCAGTCAAATTTGCACTTATCTGCAGTGAAGATCTCTCTTGGGAGTTATTCACCATATGGGGCCCCAACTGACATCAATGAGAGCTTTTGTGGGGAGGCTTGAACAGGTTTGGACCTAGGTTTTGTATGATGTAACATATGGGTCCCCAACCAAGTTCCTGTCAAGTGGGAGGGACCCCTCAGGTCTGATACCTGTTTTCCTGATACTCAACCTTTCCTCGCCTCTGTAAGAATTGAAATTAGAGGCAACTAGTCAAACTAAAAATAAGGAAGCTCttcaccaattatacaaatattAACGTCAGGTATTACACCTTTGGATGGTCGGTGTGGATAAGTTCCACTAGGGATTTGAAAGGAGGTTGCCTGTCTTTGTCCAGGTACCTGATTCTTCTTAAGTGTGGGGCCTCTGTGTGGATGGGTCCCAGAGCAGCTGTCCATGCCAAAAGGTCTCTGTGGGCCCCGCCGGTCAATTTCCAAGGAAGATACGCATTGTGGATAAGTTTGGTTTGATCTGTCAGAAGGATGTTTGGACTGGCATGTTTGCCTCTGGCTCTGTGCTACCtgatctgtttttttctttttaggatACACCTTACTGGCTAGTTTAAGAGACCTGTCATAGAGCAGTAAGAACCCACCCAACAGCAGCAGGAGAACAGATATAAACCCCACAGGAATAGCAGCCCCAACTTTCTGAGACTTTGGAGTGGAAGGCAAGTGGTAAGAAGGAGGGAAGGCAATACTACAATTTTTCATTATGGAATGTAAATTCCAGCTTACTGGAATTAAGATTAAAACACTTGATAAGATGTTCAAGAGCCCCCCAGTTAGAAAAAAGACTAAGATATAGTGTTTCTTAAGCTCTTTCTTATAAACACCCCAAAAAGCAAAGAGGGTGAAACTTATAGCTACTGCTTCCATGATAGTGGCTAACATCAGAAGGTCTTGGGCAACAAAAATTTCTGAGGGGCTGAAGGTGTTCTGAATAGTGAATCTTTGACAGAGCATTAAGGAAGAACCATTGGCAAGTTCAGGGTTAAGAGTAAAGCAGACGTCCCAGATTCCGATCCATATGGTACCGGAGGAGAtgatggtggtgttgtccacaTGCCACACTCTCCACTGTATAAGTCCTATTGAAATAACACAGAGAATCCAACCTAAAAcactcaaaacaaaaccaagTAGTGGAATGTGAGAAGTGATGGCCAGGGATTTCACAACCTGGAGATTTTCGACTTCTGTCTCAGCTCTGTCAGGTGCACTATCAGCCATGCAGACAATTGCAGGTTTGCTGAAAAACACCAACATATATACAAGCATATATGGATTGGAGTGCAGGTAGTACACACACAGCCATCAATCTAGATTTATATACCATGAtgatcactgtaatatctgagcttCTAACCAGAGACACCCCCAATCATTTAGAATTAGTTCGACATTAAAACTTCATTTCCTCAGGGTGTCATGCTGATTCATAAAAGTTGTAGTTCAGGATTTTAAtgccccccattctcctctatggactAGGCTCCA
This genomic window contains:
- the LOC122172227 gene encoding claudin-34-like — protein: MADSAPDRAETEVENLQVVKSLAITSHIPLLGFVLSVLGWILCVISIGLIQWRVWHVDNTTIISSGTIWIGIWDVCFTLNPELANGSSLMLCQRFTIQNTFSPSEIFVAQDLLMLATIMEAVAISFTLFAFWGVYKKELKKHYILVFFLTGGLLNILSSVLILIPVSWNLHSIMKNCSIAFPPSYHLPSTPKSQKVGAAIPVGFISVLLLLLGGFLLLYDRSLKLASKVYPKKKKTDQVAQSQRQTCQSKHPSDRSNQTYPQCVSSLEIDRRGPQRPFGMDSCSGTHPHRGPTLKKNQVPGQRQATSFQIPSGTYPHRPSKGVIPDVNICIIGEELPYF